In a single window of the Blastopirellula marina genome:
- a CDS encoding DUF2309 domain-containing protein, protein MSTTYPQVSHDSLHELDCIMQRLSEIVPPSWPLKDFVAVNPFLGFTGQSLLETNALLKAVCDVDLLPPLSYFRQRLRNGHLSLDDVVFAYSKLERDPSNYVDDLSIDEVNDWLRSDVEPHNPTQRKVWTMAEMLDRSDGGERSNQVINDITRCLSGYHDDSESIWRMPWRNRSVFAAWKQLSSISYRMDLLGMRGFRLFVENLPDDAEQAITQMLSRISLPRHLWFGYCLTQLSSILGWASHAKNRSTAELQELLAIRLAYDVFLGRTSDRSVATCFHEDIWNGEASLEEIAVSGKMDVIRHILQVACETKFHGGLVSDILRQNEPNDGAEESLGQFVFCIDVRSEPLRRQLECSSNHIQTFGFAGFFGMPLRNVSPNDTIGSSHCPVLIKPTFQVEWEKSDASNPHGSDCNRQAREKEKWSNVFTLFRSSPISSLTFVETLGWLSAGKLLSDSLGWVKSRFGEVLLDAKPRLLSQQDTCGIHRNELTIEQQVEYCQGFLTNLGLREHFARFVVVCGHASDVQNNLFQAGLDCGACGGHSGEPNARVASSMLNDPDVRSGLVKRGISIPKTTRFVPAVHNTTTEEIVLPELDTIPSEFREDFRELESGCKIASERCAAQRVSRFPAEGHQNLAAKSRNWGDVRPDWGLVGNAAFVVAPRARTQSLNLTGRVFLHSYEPGKDPSGKILELIMTAPMIVTSWINLQYFASTVDNRKYGSGDKLIHNAVGKFGVLEGNGGDLRTGLPIQSIHNGTSWQHEPLRLIVIVEAPRDRIEAIIEKHSVVRDLVVNGWITLVALEEDKAFCREPENWQPYEFNRSSETTRQI, encoded by the coding sequence TTGTCGACAACTTACCCGCAGGTATCGCACGATAGTCTCCATGAACTTGACTGCATAATGCAGCGGCTCAGCGAAATTGTGCCACCCTCCTGGCCGCTGAAGGACTTCGTAGCGGTAAATCCATTCCTTGGCTTTACTGGGCAATCTCTACTGGAAACGAACGCTCTCTTAAAGGCGGTCTGTGATGTTGATTTGCTGCCGCCATTGAGCTATTTCCGACAACGCCTGCGAAACGGACATCTTTCACTCGACGATGTGGTGTTTGCCTACTCCAAGCTCGAACGCGATCCGTCAAACTATGTTGACGACTTATCGATCGATGAAGTCAACGATTGGCTACGTAGTGATGTCGAACCACACAATCCCACTCAAAGGAAAGTGTGGACCATGGCAGAGATGCTAGACCGATCCGACGGAGGCGAGAGAAGCAACCAGGTAATTAATGATATCACGCGCTGTTTATCGGGCTACCACGATGATTCCGAATCGATTTGGCGGATGCCTTGGCGAAATAGATCAGTCTTCGCCGCTTGGAAGCAATTGAGTTCCATCAGCTACCGCATGGACCTTCTCGGCATGCGCGGTTTTCGTCTATTCGTAGAAAATCTTCCGGACGATGCAGAACAGGCAATTACACAGATGCTCTCCAGAATTTCCCTGCCAAGGCATCTGTGGTTCGGTTACTGCCTTACACAACTTAGCTCAATTCTAGGCTGGGCGTCCCATGCGAAGAATCGATCTACGGCTGAATTACAGGAACTCTTGGCAATACGATTGGCCTATGACGTATTCTTAGGGCGAACATCTGATCGCAGTGTCGCAACCTGTTTTCACGAAGATATCTGGAATGGTGAGGCGTCGCTGGAAGAAATTGCTGTGTCGGGCAAGATGGATGTCATTCGCCATATCCTTCAGGTGGCATGCGAGACGAAATTCCATGGTGGTCTTGTATCCGACATCTTGCGACAGAACGAGCCCAATGACGGCGCGGAAGAATCTCTCGGCCAGTTTGTCTTTTGTATTGATGTCCGTTCCGAACCACTTCGTCGCCAATTGGAATGTTCATCGAATCACATTCAAACATTCGGGTTCGCAGGTTTCTTTGGAATGCCCCTTCGGAACGTGTCGCCAAACGACACGATAGGAAGTTCGCATTGCCCGGTGCTCATCAAACCAACTTTTCAGGTCGAGTGGGAGAAGTCAGATGCCTCCAACCCGCACGGCAGCGATTGCAATCGGCAAGCAAGAGAGAAGGAGAAATGGAGCAATGTCTTCACACTGTTTCGGTCTAGTCCAATATCAAGCTTGACGTTTGTAGAAACTCTCGGTTGGTTATCGGCCGGAAAGTTACTGTCCGATTCGCTCGGGTGGGTAAAATCTCGTTTTGGCGAAGTCTTGTTGGATGCAAAACCTAGGCTTCTCTCGCAGCAGGACACCTGTGGGATTCATCGAAACGAACTCACCATTGAGCAGCAGGTTGAGTACTGTCAAGGGTTTCTGACAAACCTAGGACTGCGTGAGCACTTCGCACGATTTGTGGTCGTGTGTGGTCATGCTTCGGATGTCCAGAACAATCTCTTTCAGGCCGGACTTGATTGCGGCGCATGCGGTGGGCATTCTGGTGAGCCCAACGCACGAGTTGCATCCTCGATGCTAAATGACCCTGACGTACGATCGGGGCTGGTGAAGCGGGGCATATCTATTCCCAAAACTACTCGGTTTGTTCCTGCGGTACACAATACGACAACTGAAGAAATCGTCCTACCTGAACTCGACACAATTCCATCCGAGTTCCGAGAGGACTTCCGAGAGCTTGAATCGGGATGCAAGATCGCAAGTGAGCGTTGCGCCGCACAACGAGTTTCACGATTTCCCGCAGAGGGACACCAGAATCTTGCAGCAAAGAGTCGGAACTGGGGAGATGTCCGGCCCGACTGGGGCTTGGTTGGTAATGCAGCATTCGTCGTCGCCCCGCGAGCCAGGACTCAGTCTCTGAATTTGACAGGCCGCGTATTTCTTCACAGCTATGAGCCAGGAAAGGATCCTTCTGGCAAGATTCTCGAACTAATCATGACGGCACCTATGATCGTCACCAGTTGGATCAACTTGCAATATTTTGCTTCGACAGTCGACAACCGAAAATACGGAAGCGGTGACAAGCTAATTCATAACGCCGTCGGTAAGTTTGGAGTGCTTGAGGGGAACGGTGGGGATCTGAGAACTGGGTTACCGATCCAATCCATTCATAACGGGACTTCATGGCAACACGAACCGCTTAGACTCATCGTGATTGTCGAAGCACCCCGAGATCGGATCGAGGCAATTATCGAGAAACATTCGGTGGTACGAGATCTGGTAGTTAACGGATGGATCACACTAGTGGCATTGGAGGAGGATAAAGCGTTCTGCAGAGAACCGGAGAATTGGCAGCCTTACGAATTCAATCGATCATCCGAGACAACTCGGCAAATTTAA
- a CDS encoding proton-conducting transporter membrane subunit — translation MLIYAAPIVLVLATLIPSSWANRQSAFMRRVSYALISASGAAFFLFSLILFFQDEVTNSWSWGETDGHLKISVYFDRVSALMAVLISYVGWIITRYSYSYMNGDAKSGYFHKWLMVCLGAILGLVISGNLIQLFAFWVLTSVALHKLLTHYSNRPWAVWTARKKFLISRLGDLFLALAIYLIYQLWGTGELSLLFAKFQSGGSGSFDDPLVAPICILLVLSALTKSAQFPFHSWLPDTLETPTPVSALMHAGIINGGGFLLIRLSPLVSQSSSALALCTLVGGGTCLLGGVILMTQSSIKKKLAYSTMSQMGFMMMQCGLGAFAVALIHIIFHSLYKSHAFLRSGSAVTATPVIQPDVTGLQRFYAITVGMVASVGIIGGVLWLTETASIQSAAGLLLGLVLVLALTHLIADSIATGSPRIAVLGVTAALFISGIYFLSHTVLKELTSEILPHEITQASLAYYIAPVAIGIGFLTLGLLQLAITTFPNVRVVQVLYVHAVNGFYFDIAARRVTAAIWRKSAPTP, via the coding sequence ATGCTTATTTATGCCGCTCCGATTGTTCTGGTTCTGGCAACGTTGATTCCAAGTTCATGGGCAAATCGCCAGTCGGCTTTTATGCGTCGGGTGTCTTACGCCCTCATTTCTGCCAGCGGTGCCGCATTTTTCCTGTTTTCGCTGATCCTCTTCTTTCAGGACGAGGTCACCAATAGCTGGTCTTGGGGAGAGACGGATGGCCATTTGAAAATCAGCGTCTACTTCGATCGAGTATCAGCATTAATGGCCGTTTTGATCTCCTACGTCGGATGGATCATCACCCGCTACTCCTACAGTTATATGAATGGAGATGCGAAATCGGGGTATTTTCATAAGTGGCTGATGGTTTGTCTGGGGGCGATTCTCGGTCTGGTCATCAGCGGTAACTTGATTCAGCTGTTCGCTTTCTGGGTGCTGACAAGCGTCGCACTACATAAATTACTGACACACTATTCCAATCGTCCTTGGGCCGTGTGGACTGCTCGCAAGAAGTTTTTGATCAGTCGACTGGGAGACCTATTTCTGGCGCTCGCTATCTATCTCATTTATCAACTCTGGGGTACAGGCGAACTCAGCCTGCTCTTTGCCAAATTCCAGTCCGGTGGATCGGGCTCTTTTGACGATCCTCTTGTTGCCCCGATCTGCATTCTCTTGGTACTCAGCGCCCTAACTAAGTCTGCTCAGTTCCCTTTCCATAGTTGGCTGCCGGATACCTTGGAGACACCAACGCCTGTTTCAGCACTGATGCACGCAGGCATTATTAACGGAGGGGGATTTCTCTTGATTCGATTGAGTCCCCTCGTTTCCCAATCGAGCAGTGCTCTCGCCCTTTGCACGCTTGTTGGAGGCGGAACCTGCTTACTAGGCGGTGTCATTTTGATGACGCAGTCGAGCATCAAGAAAAAGCTGGCCTACAGCACAATGTCGCAAATGGGATTCATGATGATGCAGTGTGGACTAGGCGCATTCGCAGTTGCTTTGATTCACATCATTTTTCATTCGCTCTATAAATCGCATGCATTTCTAAGATCGGGCAGTGCCGTTACGGCAACGCCAGTCATCCAACCCGATGTGACAGGACTACAGAGGTTCTACGCGATCACTGTTGGCATGGTTGCCTCTGTAGGGATTATTGGTGGAGTTCTATGGCTGACAGAAACTGCATCGATTCAATCCGCCGCTGGTCTGTTACTCGGGCTTGTCCTTGTTCTCGCACTTACGCATTTAATTGCGGACAGTATTGCGACTGGATCGCCACGGATTGCCGTTCTAGGAGTCACCGCGGCTCTCTTTATCAGCGGAATCTACTTTCTCAGCCATACGGTTCTGAAGGAGTTAACATCTGAAATACTTCCTCATGAAATTACGCAGGCGAGTCTTGCCTATTACATCGCGCCGGTGGCGATCGGCATTGGTTTCCTAACGCTTGGACTACTTCAACTCGCAATCACAACTTTTCCGAACGTTCGTGTCGTTCAAGTCTTGTATGTTCACGCAGTAAATGGCTTCTACTTTGACATTGCTGCGAGACGAGTAACCGCAGCAATCTGGCGGAAATCTGCGCCCACTCCCTAG
- a CDS encoding helix-turn-helix transcriptional regulator translates to MAAPPRKKNASSTETKTRASRSRNVASKSLPQEKTNTARWTFLTNHSHVLILLSRNPSIVLREVAIEVGITERAVQRIIGDLEEAGVIRKEKVGRQNHYLINADQPLRHPIESHKMISDLLELLSKNEVGNS, encoded by the coding sequence ATGGCGGCACCCCCCAGAAAAAAAAATGCTTCGAGCACGGAAACTAAGACAAGAGCGTCTCGTTCCCGAAATGTCGCATCGAAATCTCTTCCTCAAGAGAAGACAAACACCGCACGATGGACGTTCCTGACGAACCACTCCCATGTGCTGATCCTCTTGTCGCGAAATCCGAGCATAGTACTTCGGGAGGTCGCGATCGAAGTTGGGATAACGGAGCGAGCGGTCCAGCGAATAATCGGCGATCTAGAGGAAGCAGGCGTAATTCGCAAGGAAAAGGTCGGACGTCAAAACCACTATCTGATCAACGCGGATCAGCCTCTTCGACACCCGATAGAATCGCACAAGATGATTAGTGATCTTCTCGAACTTCTTAGCAAGAACGAGGTAGGCAATTCGTAA
- a CDS encoding SDR family NAD(P)-dependent oxidoreductase, with translation MPHTAILGATGTIGSCLAQRLVSQGNQVLLVGRDVAKLQDLATSLQQPWLVTDLQNSDSLQTDLKQACEEHGPLDALVCCVGSILLKAAHLTSDEEFQDVIATNLFTAFATVRAGTRLLRQRGGSIVLFASAAAEIGIPNHEAIAAAKGGVISLARSAAATYAPQNVRVNVISPGLIRTELTRRIWDNSTAATASLKMHALGRFGEPEQVASLAEWLIQPENNWTTGQVIGVDGGLGHLLPRA, from the coding sequence ATGCCACATACCGCTATTTTGGGTGCCACAGGGACGATCGGTAGTTGCCTTGCCCAGAGACTGGTATCGCAAGGTAACCAAGTTCTGCTTGTAGGGCGCGACGTCGCTAAGCTTCAAGATCTTGCCACCAGTCTCCAGCAACCGTGGTTAGTCACGGACTTACAAAACTCCGATTCCTTGCAGACGGATTTAAAGCAGGCTTGCGAGGAACATGGCCCGCTCGATGCCCTGGTGTGCTGCGTGGGTTCAATTCTTCTCAAGGCGGCACACTTAACGAGCGATGAAGAATTTCAGGATGTAATCGCCACCAATCTATTCACCGCATTCGCCACGGTTCGGGCCGGTACTCGATTACTTCGGCAGCGTGGCGGTTCGATCGTGCTGTTTGCATCTGCCGCCGCTGAAATTGGCATCCCGAATCACGAAGCGATTGCGGCGGCGAAGGGTGGCGTAATAAGTCTGGCACGGTCCGCAGCTGCAACGTACGCACCACAGAATGTGCGTGTGAACGTCATCAGTCCAGGTTTGATTCGTACCGAGCTGACACGACGAATCTGGGATAACTCCACGGCGGCGACTGCTTCCCTCAAGATGCATGCCCTCGGAAGATTCGGTGAGCCGGAACAGGTCGCGTCGCTGGCTGAGTGGCTCATTCAACCCGAAAATAACTGGACGACCGGACAAGTCATTGGAGTAGACGGCGGCCTTGGCCATTTACTACCGCGTGCTTGA
- a CDS encoding glycosyltransferase, which produces MAEHSISTFGPFLEVGTCVLISRVLPQQTTYYWTGRQNPDRVADRQYRMDPKGLAHLRGELNARNARCVFVHVPMRTNYLWARNALRRLHGDCAGRAYHELIHANDLPIVGMDFNDYARLSSTALEILDRSVCYFKRELPVDRNRLLPPNPTARQRSLLAANKHKLRPISLGLCRGRQAAMPDSGIAKQYDLFFSGALNCEVRRAGFPLLEELQRQGIKVHIPPSRVDRPEFLRMCALSRLVWSPEGCGWDCFRHYESAGAGSVPVMNAPWIVPYRPLNHGTEALYYQFSETPSWFQPPQPFVETVLQALNDRDRLDEMACNARRHVNQFHTHEAIVDHIVKTVVTEQLSSAPNLLGVA; this is translated from the coding sequence ATGGCTGAACACTCGATTAGCACATTTGGACCCTTTCTGGAGGTTGGAACGTGCGTCTTGATTTCGCGGGTACTTCCGCAACAAACGACCTACTACTGGACGGGGCGGCAAAATCCCGACAGGGTCGCTGATCGCCAGTACCGCATGGACCCCAAGGGACTTGCTCACCTTCGCGGCGAATTGAACGCTCGAAACGCCCGCTGTGTGTTTGTCCATGTGCCGATGAGGACAAACTATCTATGGGCCCGCAATGCCCTTCGACGGTTGCATGGCGATTGTGCCGGTCGGGCGTATCACGAGTTGATCCATGCTAACGATCTTCCGATCGTGGGAATGGATTTCAACGACTACGCGCGGTTGAGTTCCACCGCGCTGGAAATTCTCGACCGAAGCGTCTGCTACTTCAAACGAGAATTGCCGGTCGATCGAAACCGTCTCCTGCCACCCAATCCGACGGCGAGACAACGGTCACTGCTAGCAGCGAATAAACATAAGCTCCGTCCGATATCGCTGGGGTTATGCCGTGGTCGGCAAGCGGCGATGCCTGATTCAGGAATCGCCAAACAATACGACCTGTTTTTCTCCGGCGCATTGAATTGCGAAGTTCGAAGAGCTGGTTTCCCGTTGCTGGAAGAGTTGCAGCGGCAAGGCATCAAGGTTCATATACCGCCGTCTCGGGTCGACCGTCCGGAATTTCTCCGCATGTGTGCCCTAAGCCGTCTCGTTTGGTCGCCCGAAGGATGTGGTTGGGATTGTTTCCGGCACTATGAATCTGCGGGGGCGGGCTCAGTCCCGGTAATGAATGCCCCCTGGATCGTGCCGTACCGCCCATTGAATCACGGCACCGAGGCGCTCTACTATCAATTTTCGGAAACGCCCAGTTGGTTTCAGCCGCCGCAACCCTTCGTAGAAACGGTCCTGCAAGCCTTAAACGACCGCGACCGGCTGGACGAGATGGCCTGCAACGCCCGACGGCACGTCAATCAATTTCATACCCACGAAGCGATCGTCGATCATATTGTGAAGACCGTCGTCACCGAACAGTTAAGCTCAGCCCCAAATTTGCTTGGTGTCGCGTAG
- a CDS encoding EF-Tu/IF-2/RF-3 family GTPase produces the protein MQFTVEEVFYIQPPVDRVVLVGTITNGTVRVGDKLVVHTSAGPVDVDVDNIESIQQGDLKQASKGQQVGLTLTGIRSDQPSKGDRVTPRGGA, from the coding sequence ATGCAATTCACCGTCGAAGAAGTTTTCTATATCCAGCCGCCTGTCGATCGCGTAGTCTTGGTGGGGACGATAACCAATGGTACTGTGCGCGTAGGAGATAAGCTCGTGGTACATACATCTGCAGGGCCAGTCGATGTCGACGTTGACAATATCGAGTCGATCCAACAAGGTGATCTAAAACAAGCCTCAAAAGGCCAGCAGGTTGGATTGACGCTGACTGGGATTCGAAGTGATCAGCCGTCAAAAGGTGATCGCGTCACTCCACGGGGCGGGGCATGA
- a CDS encoding SUKH-4 family immunity protein: MKPTEFKKRFQSAFGELPDGVDLDLGKFREFPREQVESLQISEKDKSILREVGFPEDAAPFLSFTYNLERMNELQSSLGEEFASFRVFGHNGSGDFISIDEADGSICYHNHDNRMQRIFINSSLSQFAEALCLMAEAIEADYSIDFIGALSDIDSAAWKDRTFWPSEYEMMKE; the protein is encoded by the coding sequence ATGAAACCGACCGAATTCAAAAAACGATTTCAAAGCGCCTTTGGAGAGCTTCCCGACGGAGTGGATCTTGATCTCGGGAAGTTCAGGGAATTCCCAAGAGAGCAGGTTGAAAGCCTTCAAATTTCCGAGAAGGACAAGAGCATACTGAGAGAGGTGGGATTCCCAGAAGATGCCGCTCCATTTCTTTCCTTCACATACAACTTGGAACGAATGAATGAATTGCAGTCGAGCCTAGGCGAAGAATTCGCAAGCTTCCGGGTTTTCGGGCACAACGGATCGGGAGATTTCATCTCGATTGATGAGGCAGATGGCAGCATCTGTTACCACAATCACGACAACAGAATGCAAAGAATATTTATCAATTCGTCGCTCAGTCAGTTTGCGGAGGCCCTATGTCTAATGGCGGAAGCCATCGAAGCAGATTATTCCATCGACTTCATAGGTGCACTTTCTGACATTGATTCAGCAGCTTGGAAGGATAGGACGTTCTGGCCTTCGGAATACGAAATGATGAAAGAATAA
- a CDS encoding DUF6896 domain-containing protein — protein sequence MYDELESVIASFRHLQELDLDYTHSRLQLPVPFSRRQWMAYGYTVPSEAAAIAKKDGVRVDIHGAGIEIVHPEFTIDYDYGPSGESDCFDAWRLALHRHRCRGLPMPVEGQLEIRGWLDAAAEDGIVIALPDSPCFVHPGYRSTWK from the coding sequence ATGTACGACGAACTTGAATCCGTCATCGCTAGCTTTCGCCACCTTCAAGAACTGGATCTCGACTATACCCACAGTCGCTTGCAACTGCCCGTACCGTTTTCGCGTCGTCAATGGATGGCGTACGGCTACACCGTTCCGAGCGAAGCCGCTGCTATCGCGAAGAAAGACGGAGTGCGCGTTGACATACACGGTGCCGGTATCGAAATTGTGCATCCCGAATTCACAATCGACTATGACTACGGTCCCAGTGGCGAAAGTGATTGCTTTGATGCGTGGCGACTTGCACTCCATCGTCACCGATGTCGCGGACTTCCGATGCCAGTAGAGGGTCAATTGGAAATACGGGGCTGGCTCGACGCTGCTGCAGAAGACGGGATTGTCATCGCACTCCCTGACTCACCATGCTTTGTGCATCCCGGCTATCGCTCGACCTGGAAATAA